A DNA window from Enterobacter asburiae contains the following coding sequences:
- the potF gene encoding spermidine/putrescine ABC transporter substrate-binding protein PotF: protein MIALNKKWLSGLVAGALMAVSAGTLAAEQKTLHVYNWSDYIAPDTVANFEKETGIKVVYDVFDSNEVLEGKLMAGSTGFDLVVPSASFLERQLTAGVFQPLDKSKLPNWKNLDPEVLKLVAKHDPDNKYAMPYLWATTGIGYNVDKVKAVLGPDVKLDSWDVVLKPENLEKLKSCGVSFLDAPEEIFATVLNYLGKDPNSSKADDYTGPATDLLLKLRPNIRYFHSSQYINDLANGDICVAIGWAGDVWQAANRAKEAKNGVNVSYFIPKEGALAFFDVFAMPADAKNKDEAYQFLNYLMRPEVIAHISDHVYYANGNKASVPLVSEEIRNNPAIYPPADVFAKLFTLKVQDPKIDRVRTRAWTKVKSGK, encoded by the coding sequence ATGATCGCCTTGAATAAAAAATGGTTATCGGGTCTGGTTGCGGGTGCTCTGATGGCCGTCTCTGCCGGCACGCTCGCTGCGGAACAAAAAACGCTGCACGTTTACAACTGGTCTGACTATATCGCGCCGGACACGGTGGCGAATTTTGAAAAAGAGACCGGCATTAAAGTGGTCTACGACGTATTCGATTCCAACGAAGTGCTGGAAGGAAAGCTGATGGCGGGCAGCACCGGGTTTGATCTCGTGGTGCCTTCCGCAAGCTTCCTCGAGCGCCAGCTGACGGCAGGCGTCTTCCAGCCGCTGGACAAGAGCAAGTTACCGAACTGGAAAAACCTCGATCCGGAAGTGCTGAAGCTGGTGGCGAAGCATGACCCGGACAACAAATACGCCATGCCTTACCTGTGGGCGACCACCGGTATCGGCTACAACGTGGATAAAGTCAAAGCGGTGCTGGGCCCGGACGTCAAGCTGGACAGCTGGGACGTGGTGCTGAAGCCGGAAAACCTTGAGAAGCTGAAAAGCTGCGGCGTCTCCTTCCTCGATGCGCCGGAAGAGATTTTCGCCACCGTGCTGAACTACCTGGGCAAAGACCCGAACAGCAGTAAAGCCGATGATTACACCGGCCCGGCGACCGATCTGCTGCTGAAGCTGCGTCCAAATATTCGTTACTTCCACTCGTCTCAGTACATCAATGACCTGGCGAACGGCGACATCTGCGTCGCGATCGGCTGGGCAGGGGACGTGTGGCAGGCGGCTAACCGCGCGAAAGAGGCGAAAAACGGCGTGAACGTCTCTTACTTCATTCCGAAAGAGGGGGCGCTGGCCTTCTTCGACGTCTTCGCGATGCCAGCTGATGCGAAGAACAAAGACGAAGCCTATCAGTTCCTCAACTACCTGATGCGTCCTGAGGTGATCGCCCACATCAGCGACCACGTTTACTACGCGAACGGTAACAAGGCCTCCGTGCCGCTGGTAAGCGAAGAAATCCGTAACAACCCGGCTATCTATCCACCGGCGGATGTGTTCGCCAAGCTCTTCACCCTGAAAGTTCAGGATCCAAAAATTGACCGCGTGCGTACCCGCGCGTGGACCAAGGTGAAAAGCGGTAAATAA
- a CDS encoding YbjN domain-containing protein: MDLQVVPTLDTLRQWLDDAGITFFECDSCQALHLPHMQNFDGIFDAKIDLINDVILFSALAEVKPSALLALASDLSAINASSLTVKAFLDIQDDNLPKLVVCQSLFSGAGLSFKQFSWFMRLSEEQISMVMMEANAHHLLYSAEDDAENNDASPNFLH; this comes from the coding sequence ATGGATTTACAGGTCGTACCTACACTGGATACGTTACGTCAATGGCTTGATGATGCCGGAATTACGTTCTTTGAATGCGATTCCTGCCAGGCGCTGCATCTGCCTCATATGCAGAATTTCGACGGCATTTTCGATGCCAAAATCGATCTCATTAACGACGTGATCCTTTTCTCCGCGCTGGCCGAAGTGAAGCCCTCCGCGCTGCTGGCGCTGGCCTCCGACCTGTCAGCGATCAACGCCAGTTCTTTGACGGTGAAAGCATTTCTCGACATACAGGATGATAATCTGCCAAAACTGGTCGTTTGCCAGTCTTTATTCTCCGGTGCCGGGCTGTCGTTCAAGCAGTTCTCCTGGTTTATGCGCTTGAGCGAAGAGCAAATTTCCATGGTCATGATGGAAGCCAATGCACACCATCTGCTGTATAGCGCGGAAGATGATGCAGAGAATAATGATGCATCTCCCAATTTTCTTCACTGA
- the rimK gene encoding 30S ribosomal protein S6--L-glutamate ligase, with protein MKIAILSRDGTLYSCKRLRDAAAKRGHQVEILDPMSCYMNIDPAASSIHYKGRKLPHFDAVIPRIGSQITYYGTAALRQFEMLGSYPLNESVAISRARDKLRSLQLLARQGIDLPVTGIAHSPDDTSDLIDMVGGAPLVIKLVEGTQGIGVVLAETRQAAESVIDAFRGLNAHILVQEYIEEAKGRDIRCFVVGNEVVAAIERQAKEGDFRSNLHRGGVARVAHISDREREIAVKAAQTLGLDVAGVDLLRATRGPLVMEVNASPGLEGVEKTTGVDIAGKMIAWIERHATPGYCLKTGG; from the coding sequence GTGAAAATTGCCATATTGTCCCGGGATGGAACGCTCTATTCATGTAAGCGCCTGCGAGACGCGGCGGCGAAACGCGGGCATCAGGTTGAGATCCTCGACCCGATGTCCTGCTATATGAACATTGACCCGGCCGCCTCGTCGATTCACTACAAAGGCCGCAAGCTGCCGCACTTTGATGCCGTGATCCCGCGCATCGGCTCCCAGATCACCTATTACGGCACCGCCGCGTTGCGCCAGTTCGAGATGCTGGGCAGCTATCCGCTCAATGAATCCGTCGCCATTTCGCGCGCCCGCGACAAGCTGCGCTCGCTGCAGCTCCTCGCCCGTCAGGGGATCGATCTCCCCGTCACGGGGATTGCCCATTCACCTGACGACACCAGCGATCTCATCGACATGGTGGGCGGCGCGCCTTTGGTCATCAAACTGGTGGAAGGCACGCAGGGCATTGGCGTAGTGCTGGCGGAAACGCGTCAGGCGGCGGAGAGCGTGATTGACGCCTTTAGGGGCCTCAATGCCCACATCCTGGTGCAGGAGTACATCGAAGAGGCGAAAGGGCGCGATATTCGCTGCTTCGTGGTCGGCAATGAGGTGGTGGCAGCTATTGAGCGCCAGGCGAAAGAGGGCGATTTCCGCTCTAACCTTCACCGCGGCGGCGTGGCGCGGGTAGCTCATATTAGCGATCGCGAACGTGAAATTGCCGTAAAAGCGGCGCAAACCCTGGGGCTGGACGTGGCGGGCGTAGACCTTCTGCGCGCGACGCGCGGGCCGCTGGTCATGGAGGTGAACGCCTCGCCGGGGCTGGAAGGCGTAGAAAAAACCACAGGTGTCGATATTGCGGGTAAAATGATCGCATGGATCGAGCGTCATGCCACGCCAGGCTACTGTCTGAAAACGGGCGGTTAA
- the nfsA gene encoding nitroreductase NfsA: protein MTPTIDLLTSHRSIRHFTDEPITEAQREAIINSARATSSSSFLQCSSIIRITDPAMREQLVALTGGQKHVAQAAEFWVFCADFNRHLQICPEAELGLAEQLLLGVVDTALMAQNAFTAAESLGLGGVYIGGLRNNIESVTELLKLPKHVLPLFGLCLGWPADNPDLKPRIPAAMLVHENHYQPVDQDVLNQYDEELANYYLTRGSNNRRDTWTDHIRRTIIKENRPFILDYLHKQGWATR from the coding sequence ATGACGCCAACCATAGACCTGCTCACATCCCACCGTTCCATTCGCCACTTCACCGACGAGCCGATTACCGAGGCGCAGCGCGAAGCGATTATTAACAGCGCCAGGGCGACCTCCAGCTCCAGCTTCCTGCAGTGCAGCTCGATTATCCGCATTACCGACCCGGCCATGCGTGAACAGCTGGTCGCGCTGACCGGCGGACAGAAGCATGTGGCCCAGGCCGCGGAGTTCTGGGTGTTCTGCGCCGACTTTAACCGCCACCTGCAGATCTGCCCTGAGGCCGAGCTGGGGCTGGCCGAACAGCTGCTGCTGGGCGTGGTGGATACCGCGCTGATGGCGCAAAACGCCTTTACGGCGGCGGAGTCGCTGGGATTAGGCGGTGTCTACATCGGTGGCCTGCGTAATAACATCGAAAGCGTGACCGAGCTGCTGAAGCTGCCAAAACACGTCCTGCCGCTGTTCGGCCTGTGCCTCGGCTGGCCGGCGGATAACCCGGATCTGAAGCCGCGCATTCCTGCCGCCATGCTGGTGCACGAAAACCACTACCAGCCGGTCGATCAGGACGTCCTGAATCAATATGATGAAGAGCTGGCGAACTACTACCTGACGCGCGGCAGCAATAACCGTCGGGATACCTGGACTGACCATATTCGTCGCACCATCATTAAAGAAAACCGCCCGTTTATTCTTGATTACCTGCACAAACAGGGATGGGCGACGCGATAG
- a CDS encoding GrxA family glutaredoxin, with amino-acid sequence MFAVIFGRPGCPYCVRAKELAEKLTEERDDFNFRYVDIHAEGITKADLEKTVGKPVETVPQIFLDQKHIGGCTDFEAYAKEHLGLFAAQ; translated from the coding sequence ATGTTTGCAGTAATTTTTGGTCGTCCAGGGTGCCCTTACTGTGTGCGCGCGAAAGAGCTGGCTGAGAAACTGACCGAAGAGCGCGATGACTTCAACTTCCGCTACGTGGACATCCACGCGGAAGGCATCACCAAAGCGGATCTCGAAAAAACCGTCGGCAAGCCGGTTGAAACCGTACCGCAGATCTTCCTCGATCAGAAACACATCGGCGGTTGCACTGACTTTGAAGCTTACGCCAAAGAGCATCTGGGCCTGTTTGCCGCCCAGTAA
- a CDS encoding inner membrane protein YbjM, with the protein MNIKRNWAGVISCFLLFTVVCMSLAFNVKGAFRAAGHPELGLLFFTLPGAAASFLSRKGEVVKPLIGAMLAAPLCLLLMRMLYVSTRSFWQEMAWLLSGVFWCALGALCYLFVCSLIKHRRHHK; encoded by the coding sequence TTGAACATTAAACGAAACTGGGCGGGGGTGATCAGCTGCTTTTTGCTGTTTACCGTCGTGTGCATGTCGCTCGCTTTTAATGTGAAGGGGGCATTCAGGGCTGCCGGACACCCGGAGCTGGGGCTGCTCTTTTTTACCCTGCCGGGAGCGGCAGCCAGTTTTCTTTCCCGTAAAGGGGAGGTGGTCAAGCCGCTTATTGGCGCAATGCTGGCGGCACCGCTGTGTCTGCTGCTGATGCGCATGCTGTATGTATCAACGCGAAGTTTCTGGCAGGAGATGGCGTGGTTGCTGAGCGGCGTCTTCTGGTGCGCCCTCGGCGCCCTGTGCTATTTGTTTGTGTGCAGCCTGATTAAGCATCGACGGCACCACAAATAA